Sequence from the Mauremys reevesii isolate NIE-2019 linkage group 5, ASM1616193v1, whole genome shotgun sequence genome:
caggatggtcccacaggctggatgtggcccgcgggctgtagtttgcccacctctgttctagccTGTGCTTGTAGCATCTTGGTCTGGGAGGGGACATGGTTAGTTCaccagagagaaggaaaaaactgGGTTATGTCTCAAAGTTCAAGAGTACTTAGATCTAGGTCCATTTCTCACTTTAACTGGGCCTGCACCCAATAAACTTAGGGCTAGAGCCTGGTACCTAGATCAACAGATGCGAtggtgatttataccagctgaggatgcgGCCCCTGATATCTTAGCATCTATTTCTGTCCTGTTATTCCAGCTGAAGTAGGATATGGGATGGACCTTTCCTTTCTCTACTTGGTAAGGCCACATTTTCCACAGGGGCTGCAAGGGCTCagcctttctgaaaaccaggccacttaTGGTGGTGCTGAAACATGGATTTGGGGACCTAGCTTCAGCCTTAGGCTTCAACTTGAGCAGTTTAACACGTGTTAAAGGCAAACTGCCTTGTCTCCACAGGGCTGTTAATATGTATTAGCTAGCACCTTCCAAAGGctaggggtagggtgaccagatgtcctgattttatagggacagtcctgatttgggggtctttttcttatataggctccaattacccccaccccctgtcccaatttttcacatttgctgtctggtcaccctagctagggGAGACAAGCCAGTGAGAGTCCCGGAGCTGACGACTGAAATAGGGGATAGGGCACTTTCTAAACTTGGGTGCTGAGGGTGCTGAGAAACATTTCCCCTTCATGACAGCTATATTTTGGTTTTATTCACTgtctgtcacctgatgtgctctTCAGACCATAATAAAGTCATTAAAACTCAACACCTAGGAATGCAGAGAAGTATTATACCTTTTTCAGGTGaaaaaattgaggcacagagaggtgaaacaCTGAACTGACggcagaacccaggaatcccaaCTCCAACCTCTACTGTAACCATTAGAttaaactcccttccagagctagAAATAGCACGAGTGATTGTTTTGTTACAAATGCCTCAAATCGTTCCAGTACTAATCCCCTGAGCTAGCCATTAAACCACTCTCCCACTGCTGAAAACAAGCAGCTCAGTAAAACTTCTTACCTGTTATGGGTACTAGCCTAATTTATAATGCTGTCCCTAGGAGTAGGCATTCGAATAGGTCGTAGACAGGgaggatggttcagtggttagggcccAAGCCTGAAACCAAGTCAAGTCCATGCTCTACCATCAACTTcttctgtgactctgggcaactcatttagcctctctgtgcctctattcCCCATCTGAAATGGAGAtagtagcacttccctacctcataggtgtgttgtgaggataaatacattgaagactGTGAGGTGATCAGATACTGCAGCGGCAGGGGCAGGATGAGAACCAAAGGTAAGGTGTGACAatggtaaagaatcacagaaagagatccttgttcagtgttagaagaaagtATCTCCATTAGATCAAGGAAAACTATCATCCTAAAACTACTCTGTCCCCCTTCTTTCACTGCAGACCTTCTTCCCTACGGCCATTCCCAGCCTCCCTTCCACCTGGCCTCCTGCTAACACTGGAGCTGTGTACATATCCTCACAAGGTGGAAAACAAGCATTTTGAGAAAGGGCCCAAGACTCAATTATTCTGTTCctgtgctcagggcagggagggagaggtggggcACAAAGGCTTTAGGCCATATTCTGGGGTTGGACAGGGCCCTTCCAAGCCCCAAGTGTAAAtcagagcagcctcagggttgCTCTAACTTATACTCTGCTTCCACGTGCTCCTGCAGGCCCTGGAAGGCAGAGACAGACATAGTGCAGTGCACCAGGGACATCAGTGCATCTATACCACGTGCTAGGAGCAAAGGCAATACAGAGACAGTGATACTCTCAGCAGACTGCTGCTGCCCATTTTAAGGCCCTTTTATGCTGCTAGAGTGGCATAAACGGCCTTGGCATAGCCCAGGTGTCAGCCAAATGTCTCACTGTTGTGTGGAGATATTGTAGGGACCGTCACACATACAGCATCATGTCAGCTCAACATCTAGAAACAGACGACTGAGCAGGGAACAAAATAAGCATTCTTGGCTTTTGCACATTTAAAACAGATCTCAATATTACTGTAGCACCATGCGTGTCTGTAGCAGTACAGATGTCATACAGAACAATGTGGGTGTCTGCTTTGCATATCTAGAGCACTTTCCATCTAAGAACCTCAAAGTGCTCTGCAAACATTCAGGTTTTCAGCCTCATAGTCCCCCATGATACAGGGAAGCagtattcctattttacagatgaggaaactgaggcagagggagaaCAAATGATATGCCCAAGATCATACAAGAAGCCTGTGACAGACATCAGAATCCAGGTCTCTGGACTCCCACATTAACCATAACAGAGTCCATTTCCCACTACAAATTGCTGCTGTACCTTTGGAGAAAACAGATCACGGCTTTTTCTTGTACTAGATCTAACCCAGGACTAGAGCACAGGACATGCCACGTCAGATGAGACCATTTCTCCATCACATCCAGCATCCTGTCTCCAAAAGTGACCAATATCTGCTGCTTCAAAGGAATGTGATCTCCCCCCTTCACTCAACGTAATAATGTACCTAGTCAATCATATGATTGTACAGGGTATGAAAGAAGagatccttcctgaccccagcagATGATCATTTAATGTTCAGAAGCCTCAGATTTCATTGATTTGATGTTAGCATTCAAATTAGAGGTCAGAATGTTAGCCAGCATTTTTAACAATCCAATGAAACAAcaacaggcctggcatgggggctCCTTCCTCAGTCCTACTCTGTGCTTTCTCCTGTGAAAGGGGGCAGGGAATAACTGGACAGCTCAGTTTAATTTTTCCTCAAAGGACCCATTAAGCAATTGCTCAGCCTGGTGTATTAACTGTTCCAGGGTATGATGAATCTATATCACTCATGGAAATCTAATTGTGCATCATCATAAGGATAGAGTGTGCTGCTCCGTGTCCTGCTCAGCAGAGGCCCTCACACAGACCTGAAGGTAAGGCCTGGCCCCTTGTGTTTATCCCCTTCATTCACTCTCACAGCATCATGGTCTTGCATAATGTGTTCATACCAAGATGCACCCGTGAGGCTGATGAACAGGACGCTGGGAGGCAGGATCGTAACCACTGAAAGAATTCTGGACTCTCCCCctgccttcctcctctctcctctccgcCTCACTGTGTTGTTTCCATAGACAATAGACCCAGACCCAATTGAGATGCTAACAGCACCACCGTGACCTGCGCTCTCCCGGCTGTTACCTTGGAAGCCGCCATCACAGCTGCCGTTGCTGCGACATTCAGTCCTCGCTTCCCAAAGTGCACCAGGGCATCGTAGCTCCGATCCTTGGCTTGGACGAGGCAGTCATCAATTTCCTGTCgcgcaaaacaaaaaaaagcacaaGAGGGAAGAGTTCAGACCTCCTGCCCTCTCTCTCAAGGGTCACGCCATCATTCATGGAGGCGggcatctccctctctcccaccaGCTGGAGAGATATTTACAGCCAATACttggaaaggaaaagaggatgGCAGGGAAGCAGTAGCTTCCACTGAAACCCCTGGGAGTTGCTTTTATCCTGTGAGTGGAACAGAGACAAGCAGTCCTGACTCCCACCCAGTCCCCGCTCCCCTAACCTGGAGAAGGCAGTACTTCCAGAAATGACACCCCAGCTACATGCAGTGTGGTTGTGGCTGTGTTGgagccaggatattagagagacaaggcaggtgaggtaatatcttttattggatcagcttctgttggtgagagagacaagctttcagaactcttcttcaggtctgggaaaggtattctgAGAATCACAGCTAAAtggaaggtggaacagattggttAGCATAAGTAGGTAGCACATTTTGTAATTACATAGTAATTACCACACACTAAGTAGACCGGCCCGTTaatacctctgcagtcataggacaaaaagagaagGTTAGTGGGGGCAAGGCTACACCACAAAAAGTAAGTCAACCTACATCATGTCAATGTATAGCCACCGCAGTAACTGAATCGGCTTTACAcatccacactatgctccttgtgtccaCGGTGTGCATCCTGACCAGGAGCGCCTGCACCCATTtaactgccagtgtggggcattgtgggacagtttctgaaaggcagcaacagatGATGTAAGCAACGCAGAGTCTACATGGACATAGACTCAAGTGCTACTCTTCTTGCGGAGGTGGAGTTACTATTCAGTGTAGTGGACAAGTTACATTGGTAGGAGCTACATtttatagaattgtaggactagaagggacctcgagaggtcatctagtccagtcccctgcactcatggcaggactaagtattatctagaccttccctgacaggtgtttgtctaacctgctcttaaagatcttcaatgatggagattccacaatctccctgggcaatttattccagtgtttaaccaccctgacagttaggaagtttttcctaatgtccaagctaaacctcccttgctgcaatttaagctcattgcttcttgtcctatcctcagaggttaagaagaacaatttttctcccttctccttgtaataaccttttatgtacttgaaaactgttatcatgtcccctctcagtcttctcttctccagactaaacaaacccatttttttcaatcttcccccatgggtcatgttttctagacctttaatcatttttgttgcttttctctggactttctctaatttgtccacatccttcctgaaatgtggggcccagaaccagacacaatacttcagttgaggcctaatcagcacagagtagagtagaagaattacttcttgtgtctagcttacaacactcctgctaatacatcccagagtgatgtttgcttttttttgcaaaagtgttacactgttgactcatatttagcttgtggtccacttgTGGTCCAAATCCTTTTCCGCAGTTCTCCTGTGTATCTACTTTAGTGTAGATGTGTAGTGTAGAGTTAGTTTATGTCGACCTatctctgtagtgtagatcaggcctgagTTACAGAtcgttgtaataaaccataaattcaatctgtaacccactaaccaccTCTTTtcgtcctatgactgcagaggtcttaatgggccactctaccttgagaggtcccttagaatatgtactATCTACTTATGCTAACCAATCTATTCCACCTtccatttagctgtgatgctcagagtagctttcccagacctgaagaagagctctgtgtggctcaaaaacttgtctctctcaccaagagaagttggtccaataaacaatattacctcacccaccttgtcacccCAGCTACATTCAGTCAGCATTTCCAACACTGTGAAGTTTGTCATGCAAGGAAGAACTATTTTCAGGTTGGTATTTTCAAAGAAAACATAATACATGTATCCCACCCTCCTAGGTGCCCCGGTGCCCAGACGTAGTTAAGTTATTCTGAATGAGCTCAACAGCTGctgatacaaaaaaaaaagaagaagatcaaagaacaaaaataaataaaagaaaaagcagTGACTCATCTTCTTGAGATGAAAGCCGTTGATACAGCTGACATACAGTAAACCCACTAATTCCACTGCTGTGAGCCATCCACTCAGTTAGGGCATGAACACCGGTAATTACCTTTTCTTTTGAAGACAGTGTTGGGTGTACAAATTTTCTATACAGGAGGCTGGAGCCTTTTGTGTACGGAGACAGCAACCAAGCTACAAAAGCTATTTTCAGTTCATAATAGAATGGAAACCTATGGGAAAACAAATATGACATAGATTCTTGTTGACTGCTTCTCTGATGATAATAGAAGCCCATGGCAGTTAGCAATTGGCAGATTCATAGCCTGAGCTGGTTTCTGTCTACCTGAGTGTCCTAAGGATCTACCACCCACTTTCCCCCCACATTCACTCACACCCAGACTCTGGCTGAACTCTATGCAAAGTTTTCCTGGCAGCCAGGTAGCAGCAACATTATTTAATAGGGACCCTTACGGCCAATTAAGTAACAAGGGGTGCTGTATGcacaaagtatcagagggatagccgtgtttgctgcttctacagatccagattaagagttctgtggcaccttatagactaacaaacgtattggagctcCAATACgtttcttagtctataaggtgccacagaactctttgctttATGCACAAAGGGGCCATGGAGGCTTCCTTTGCCATGTTCCCAGCCCTTAGAGGCCTGAGGTGCAGCGAGAACACTTCCTATCATACCCCGCAGCAGCCAGCAAACCAGCCTCTCCGGCTTTATTTATACACCTTTCGTCTCTCTGCCTTTCTGCAGTTAGATGGCACTTATCACGGAACTGAACCATCGTTCCTTTCACATTATGCAGGCACTGTCTCATTGTCTGTGCTTGTACAGGGTGCAGCATAATAGGGCCCGATCCTCCCTGGGGATTTCTGGCACTACTGCAATATCCACAGAATAACAATTACTAATAAGAGATGTTCCCGTTATAACCACACGTCCTTCCCTTTTGTTTTGCTAGCAGCACTGTGACTTAACACAGAGAATTTTCAAAATCTAACATGTCCTCCATGTTTTCTGCAGTTGGTTTACGTGTCTCATTTCTCTCAATTAAGggaatgcctacactgcaatcatGGGATGTGCGATTGCATCTTATCCAGACATAcccgagctagctttaatcttTGCTGAGTGACGTCAGAGCAGCAAGGGCTGTACAAGCCTGCTTGGAACCGTACACAATTACTTGTGTGACTAGCCTGTGCTGTAGCCTGCGCTGCTGCATCTTCATCTCTGGAACCCAAGCTAGCTGGATGAAAGCTAGCTCAGGTCCATATATGAGCTGCAGTCGCACCTCCTGAATCAGGCCCAAATGAGTTAAAAAGGACACACTGAAGCACCAACATAATTCCTccttttgggccagattctgtgtgGTGGTGAACTCcctgaaactcccattgaaaagAGTGTTCCCTGCAGGTGATCGGCACCTTGGTGAGGTACATGCGTAAGGATTAAGGACTTTAAGCCCAttgacatctctggtttccattggcttcaatgggcattggatcaggctgtATAAAGAGTGGTCAAAATGTGCCTGAAGTTAGGTACCTATTTAAGtggcctcatccaaagcccacagGAGTTTCCCCCCCTCACTTCGGTGCAAgtggcctgatttgcagaggtgATGAGCGCCCAAAGCTTCTATTGACCTCAACACCCCACGTTAACAATGGCTGTGTTCCTCCTCTTCTAACTCCCTGCACGAGAACAGACTGGGAGGAAGCTGCAGGGTGCACAGGCTCGGCCCCTTTGGAAACAAAGAGTGTCACTTTCCTCTGGGCTCCCTATACACCCAAGTATCTATCCCAAAGGAAAAGGACAGAGCAGGAACAAGTAACACTGCCTGCTATTGGAACCCACGGCTGAGTGTGTGTTACAGACCCCTCTGTGCCCAACCTGAATATCAATCTGCTACAGCCTGAGCTAGAAAACCCTGGATCTCTAGCTTAAGCtttagcagctcatgcttttagctctggaggttccCAGTTCAATTCCCAGTATGTCAGCCAAGAGGGCAGCTCCCTCAACTGGGGCTGCAGCAGACTCCTATCCTCTGTGGAGCAGGCACAGAGAGGAACATGTAACACACTGGGTTACCCCAGGGGTTAGAAAGTTTTAGAAGGGAAAAAGTTAAAGGGGTTTGTCTTATTCCTGTTTgtatcttcctcctccttcttcctcccttcatctcttccttctccccatccctttctctcccctctttcCCTTTTCCCCTCACTCATGTTCCCCTCTCCTTTCTCACACATTCCACCCTTTCCATATGCCTGTCTCCATCCCAACACCTGCACCAGTGCCCACAGCAGAAGAGGGCTGCTGGCTCTGCCATCCTCTGTTGACAGTGACAGACCTTCATCAAACTCTGCCCAGTTCCAACTGCTTTCTGAGCCCCTGAGCAGTTCCCCTGACGTTAGTATTACCCAACCTCTAAATCTGGCAGCGCTAAGAGAGGAAGTGCTGGTCCTCCAAGCAAAACACGCCATGCTCCTGACATTTAACCCCTTGCACAGGAAATGACGCAGCCTTGCAATCCTCTCTCTGGAGCTCTGTTCCCTTATAAACACTTCTGTTTTCCTCCCCATCTCATTACAAACGCCCCACCTCGGTCTGCTGCTCACCAGCAAAGAAAGAGATCTGTGAAAGTCTCGGCTGTTGTGAAGAGTGCAAATATGATCCAGTACATCATCCATTTGACCTGTGAAGAGAAATCAGATATTTTATAACTATGCTGTTCTAGGAAGGCACAAATGTACAGTGATGGTATTTTACTCTTCTGTGGTATAGCACCTTtcacctgaggatctcaaagctcgTCCCATCCACAACTGCCTGGTGATACTCTTAGTGACCAGAAAACCTCAGAAACCTGTTGTGCAGGTACAGAGAACTTTAGGGCTTTGCCAGGTGTCACCCAGCAAGTTGTCACATAGGTGTATTCCACAACACAAATCAGAGTCATGCACAAGCCCACGTGAAGAAGGAATTTGTCCCTTAGGATTAATCTGACCAAAAGACAAAGTACTGTAGTCAGGCTCGCTGCTCGTATTCCACAAGGAGTTTCTGCTGTAGAATTGCTGTCCGACAGAGATAGTGATTTAGACACATAGTTGGATAACACTAGACCATACAGATGATGCTGTACAACTTCCCTCTTCATCTGCAAATGCAAGTGTAACCCTGCTATTGTGTTACCTTGTGCTGTAATCCCATCAGATCATGCCCAATAACCAGGGTTAGGTTAGGCCAAGATATGGATGGGAGATCACCAAGTGACCTTTAAGTACTGCAGGAAGGAAAATGTGCTTATGATTCAGTAGCTAGCACTGTTCCCTCTGAGTAAGTTCCAGCATATCCAGATTTGCTGACAGGAGGAGCTGTGCTATTGGAGGTGTCCTCTCTCAGATGAGCTATGTAACCCACACCCACTCAGTGTGGTGCTCTGTACCCCTTTAGTGGTCAGGGCCATAGGTTGGTGAGCCTGCTGCAGCCGAGGCTCAGAGGTGGGTCTTTTAGCTTAGGCAGTAGAGGCTTGAAACGGATTCAGGGTAACACTCGTTTTTCCTGGGCTGACAAGCCTACCAGCTAACGTACCGCCTGCAGCATAGACGGACACAACAGTCTTCTTAATTTCCCATCTTAAACCATACTGTAGTGCTGTTGCATTACactccagaggcagctgcatttcaggggtGGTCAGGAAACGTGTTCTCCACCCTCACAGTGATGAATTTGATacagatgaatttttttttaaaagttttcattgaaaaactgtaAGGCTGAAAGCTTCTTGGTTATTTGTGTgtttagtttgttttgttttttttgacaaccaaaaatcaaaatgttttgaccagTTGGGCAAACATTCTttgtttcactgaaaaattttgcctgactggctgaaatttttcacttGACAAAAACAAATCAAATGTTTTTCCAATAAAACATTGTTAAATAGTGACATTTCCCATGGATATTtccattttttggtgaaaaatataCTGTGAACAAATTTTTTTGACCAAGTCCCCTCAGTACATCTTAGCAACCTCACAGGGGTGCTATTAACTTTAATTAAGCAATATCTGTGAAGCACGTTAAGAGTcataggtcttgtctacactaaaaaggtgTACAGCGGTAACTCAACCAGAATAATTAAGAAATATCACTCCTGGCAGGCCTTGTCCACACTTGGTTTGCTAGTAAAGATATGCCAGGAGGGCTACACTGGCTAACCCCAAACAATACCCTAGTGGATATGCATCTTCTGCCACCAATAATTCTTTTGCCAATATAGTTTACACCAGTTACCCAAAcagaataagctatactggcaaaagttcCTTTTTATCCATATAACAACATCTGCACTAGGActtttgctggcacagctataTCAGTTTGGGAAGCGGGGGGCGATTTCCTCAGACTCCTAATTAACATAGCAATGCCGGCAAaacttttaagtatagaccaAGCCCTACAGTGGATAAAGTATATCAGAGTAAAGgtgctttatactggtataactattccCACATGGGAAAGGGAATaggctatactggtataaggtaCCTTtattgatataactgcatccatcCAAGGTAGGGTTGCTGGATTTCTAACTGCAGAAACCCCAACACTCTTgccccacctcctgcctgcccctgcctcaAGACCCcacccctgaggccccacccccactcactccatccccccctccctccatcgctcactctcccccacccacgctcattttcaccaggctgagccagtgggttggggtgcaggaggggtgagggctccagctgggggtgcgggatctggggtgtggccagggatgagcggtttggggttcaggagggggctctgggctggggctgaggggttcagactGTGGGagtggggctctgggttggggcaggggttcaTAGCgtgggaggggggctctgggttggggcaggggttcggagtgtgggaggtggCTCCTGCCTgaggcagagagttggggtgtgggaggggatatgggctctggggtgggggtgcgggctctggtgtgaagctggggatgatgggtttggggtgcaggagtggccTCATGGctagggccaaggggtttggagtgtgggagggggatccgggctggggactggggtgcaagagggggtgtgggctctggctgggggtgcaggctctggggtgggtccggggatgagggatttggggtgcaggagggggctccgggctggggcagggatgtgggagggggtgagggatctgggagggagttctgagctgaggcagggggttcgggtgcaggaggaggcttggggtgtgggcttcGGGTGGCGctgacctcaggtggctcc
This genomic interval carries:
- the REEP1 gene encoding receptor expression-enhancing protein 1 isoform X4, coding for MVSWIISRLVVIIFGTLYPAYYSYKAVKSKDIKEYVKWMMYWIIFALFTTAETFTDLFLCWFPFYYELKIAFVAWLLSPYTKGSSLLYRKFVHPTLSSKEKEIDDCLVQAKDRSYDALVHFGKRGLNVAATAAVMAASKGQGALSERLRSFSMQDLSTIRGDSSSPVPPPVTVRTSSKQSKPKTSRSASESTGSSGTA
- the REEP1 gene encoding receptor expression-enhancing protein 1 isoform X3, yielding MVSWIISRLVVIIFGTLYPAYYSYKAVKSKDIKEYVKWMMYWIIFALFTTAETFTDLFLCWFPFYYELKIAFVAWLLSPYTKGSSLLYRKFVHPTLSSKEKEIDDCLVQAKDRSYDALVHFGKRGLNVAATAAVMAASKGQGALSERLRSFSMQDLSTIRGDSSSPVPPPVTVRTSSKQSKPKTSRSASESTGSSDFKMLL